The following are from one region of the Sorghum bicolor cultivar BTx623 chromosome 2, Sorghum_bicolor_NCBIv3, whole genome shotgun sequence genome:
- the LOC8084062 gene encoding GDSL esterase/lipase At4g10955, whose product MGSAGNVFADSGPTHMMMTKIGAASSPTTVEIDWDNEEHRRCITACLVKGTYLLESERANCWEEDANSEEQLAPAWWESFHFRRHRVLACVCECLLCKIGHHILAARSTPFIYGAIFEYVPPAGARRHPSAAPSYVVAFRGTMRRDPTTLGDMRLNLRILLNEQHFCGRFSHARAKVEELLNSIPKNGGGGGGVWLAGHSLGASIALDVGRHVMTEKELKLPTFLFNPPQVSLASLAPAINKMPIAEVAKRGVHASSSAVKHVLGKTVLRPHRRNMEEKFERLSPWVPNLYVHPRDVICSGFIDYFEQRERHPRVAGAAAMMSYRDMCRSAIGKQNDRPHLLPSAVLWKNQSSEGDPHELRQWWQPQGPELELTSQLYKWS is encoded by the exons ATGGGTTCTGCAGGCAACGTATTCGCCGACTCCGGCCCGACGCATATGATGATGACGAAAATTGGCGCGGCTTCCTCTCCAACGACGGTTGAGATTGACTG GGACAATGAAGAGCACCGCCGGTGCATCACCGCCTGTCTCGTTAAAGGCACTTACCTTCTAGAGAGCGAGCGAGCCAACTGCTGGGAGGAGGACGCCAATTCCGAGGAGCAACTCGCGCCGGCGTGGTGGGAGAGCTTCCACTTCCGCCGGCACCGTGTGCTTGCGTGCGTGTGCGAGTGCCTCCTCTGCAAGATCGGCCACCACATCCTTGCAGCCCGAAGCACGCCCTTCATCTACGGAGCTATCTTCGAGTACGTGCCGCCGGCCGGCGCGCGCCGCCACCCGTCGGCGGCTCCAAGCTACGTCGTCGCCTTCCGAGGCACCATGCGACGGGATCCCACAACGCTGGGCGACATGCGCCTCAACCTCAGGATCCTGCTCAACGAGCAGCACTTCTGCGGCCGCTTCAGCCATGCACGCGCAAAGGTGGAGGAGCTCCTCAACTCTATCCCCAaaaatggcggcggcggcggcggggtgtGGCTCGCGGGGCACTCGCTTGGCGCGTCCATAGCGTTGGATGTGGGGCGCCATGTCATGACCGAGAAGGAGCTGAAGCTCCCCACCTTCCTATTCAATCCGCCGCAGGTGTCGCTGGCTAGCCTGGCTCCGGCGATCAACAAGATGCCCATCGCAGAGGTGGCGAAAAGGGGTGTGCACGCCTCGAGCTCCGCCGTGAAGCACGTGCTGGGGAAGACGGTTCTGAGGCCCCACAGGAGGAACATGGAGGAGAAGTTCGAGCGGCTGTCGCCATGGGTGCCGAATCTGTACGTGCACCCGCGGGACGTCATCTGCAGCGGCTTCATCGACTACTTCGAGCAGCGGGAGCGCCACCCACGCGTGGCCGGAGCGGCTGCCATGATGTCGTATCGAGACATGTGCCGCTCTGCTATCGGCAAGCAGAATGATCGCCCGCATCTCCTACCATCCGCAGTACTGTGGAAGAACCAGAGCTCGGAAGGCGACCCACACGAGCTCCGGCAATGGTGGCAGCCCCAAGGCCCCGAATTGGAGTTGACCAGCCAGTTATACAAGTGGTCTTGA
- the LOC8084061 gene encoding GDSL esterase/lipase At4g10955 — MGRSYDRDNFYVYGPTDLTQIEVDWNNEEHRRCITACLVKGTYILESEHQIRRKEEGKGKFAAAWWENFHFRLHHVLQSECNCVCCKIRRRLELSDQSTIRSFVYGAIFEYVPPDDVKNRRRHPSAPRFVVAFRGTMPRDATAVGDMRLNLMVLLNRQRFCSRFTEARKHVISLLSSIPPPPPAAAGGSGGRAVAGGGTANSNSVGVWLAGHSLGASIALYVGRDMVTTRGCSLPTFLFNPPHVSAAPLIDAAVMSSEAAKMYLYMSSYVIKCVLGMTFLKSHRKDMEKLFEQLSPWVPNLYVHRKDIICKGFIDYFEQREKAKELSTRVGNSAATLSYRDMVYSVFNKHSGRQHLLPCAVLWISHGDNPHALRQWWRPTGPEQDLRRQEYSWTLR, encoded by the exons ATGGGCCGTTCATATGACCGGGATAATTTCTACGTCTATGGACCAACGGATCTGACTCAAATCGAGGTTGACTG GAACAATGAGGAGCACCGCCGGTGCATCACCGCCTGTCTTGTTAAAGGCACTTACATTCTGGAGAGCGAGCATCAAATCAGGCGGAAGGAGGAGGGCAAGGGCAAATTCGCGGCAGcgtggtgggagaacttccacTTCCGCCTCCATCATGTGCTTCAGTCTGAGTGCAACTGCGTCTGCTGCAAGATCCGCCGCCGACTGGAGTTGTCGGACCAAAGCACCATCAGGTCGTTCGTGTACGGAGCTATCTTCGAATACGTGCCCCCAGACGACGTCAAgaaccgccgccgccacccgtCGGCTCCGCGCTTCGTCGTTGCCTTTCGAGGCACCATGCCACGAGACGCCACGGCCGTCGGCGACATGCGACTCAACCTCATGGTCCTTCTCAACAGGCAGAGGTTCTGTAGCCGCTTCACGGAAGCACGCAAGCACGTTATCTCCCTCCTCAGCTCcattcctcctcctccaccagctGCTGCTGGTGGTAGTGGTGGTCGTGCAGTAGCCGGCGGCGGCACGGCGAACTCGAACTCCGTAGGCGTGTGGCTCGCCGGccactcgctcggggcgtcgATAGCGCTATACGTGGGGCGGGACATGGTGACCACAAGAGGGTGCAGTCTCCCAACCTTCCTCTTCAACCCGCCGCATGTTTCTGCGGCGCCGTTGATCGACGCCGCCGTCATGTCGTCGGAGGCGGCGAAGATGTATCTGTACATGTCCAGCTACGTCATCAAGTGCGTGCTGGGGATGACTTTTCTGAAATCCCACAGGAAAGAtatggagaaactcttcgagcaGCTGTCCCCGTGGGTGCCGAACCTGTACGTGCACCGGAAGGACATCATCTGCAAGGGCTTCATCGACTACTTCGAGCAGCGGGAGAAGGCGAAGGAGTTGTCCACCCGCGTGGGCAACTCGGCTGCCACACTGTCGTACCGCGACATGGTGTACTCTGTGTTCAACAAGCACAGCGGGCGGCAGCACCTCCTACCATGCGCAGTGTTGTGGATCTCGCACGGCGACAACCCGCACGCGCTCCGGCAGTGGTGGCGACCCACAGGCCCGGAGCAGGACTTGAGGCGCCAAGAATACAGCTGGACTTTAAGATAG
- the LOC8084060 gene encoding protein ACCELERATED CELL DEATH 6 isoform X2, with protein sequence MASPEAAETSPPSTPTTSASPCPTPRPLATAPPTMGATLLRAARSGDERRLVKALLADPAAPDLETAATAGGNTLLHVAAVGGHADLASLLLRRAPRLLAARNAALDTPLHLAARAGAHKVVALLVASSSSSSPACSLRGLTRATNRRGETALHDAVRGGHEAAARALAAADPGLVELCGGAGESPFYMAAAAGSLGMVRLLLKTYRDADEEEEVAGLGSSMGPGGRTVMHAAVLTSNEMIRELLQWNPTLVKEVDDSGSTPFHYIASVGNISAMKLLLRRDSSVAYSSDSNGLFPVHIAAKMGYGQFIYELCRFCPDCDELLDNRGRNFLHIAIEHKKWKVVWCFSGTEDLGRMANVMDSEGNTPLHLAVKNADQMIVSLLMATKGVLPNIVNNQGLTALDLAVLATDKGISYTLVIILRCLAWTGAVLSPRRLDHFIDEFGIGKTSGNELKKFTNIAQNLIVGSVLVSTVTFAAVFTLPGGYISDGHPHAGAPILSHRYTFKAFVMANTLAFVGSTLSTIWLTYAGSEHVHPLLRAIYMFLSVISMEQATRSMVIGFALGAYVVLSPVSERIAIVVCMSTFMTLLLRNPSSWQLWFLFMPIKRRLGWKGAFKTHLPLETRSRLTIGVGSNFACQFLRRMLGMLFTYSFIFLLALL encoded by the exons ATGGCCTCGCCGGAGGCGGCGGAGACATCACCGCCGTCCACCCCCACCACCAGCGCGTCCCCCTGCCCGACCCCGCGCCCGCTGGCTACCGCACCGCCGACCATGGGCGCCACGCTTCTCCGCGCGGCGCGCagcggcgacgagcggcggctCGTGAAGGCGCTCCTGGCGGACCCGGCGGCCCCAGACCTCGAGACCGCCGCCACAGCCGGAGGGAACACGCTcctccacgtggcggccgtgggCGGGCACGCGGACCTCGCgtcgctcctcctccgccgcgccCCGCGCCTCCTCGCGGCGCGCAACGCCGCGCTCGACACCCCGCTCCACCTCGCCGCACGCGCGGGGGCGCACAAGGTCGTCGCGCTCCTCGTcgcctcctcgtcctcgtcctccccCGCGTGCTCCCTGCGCGGCCTCACCCGGGCCACGAACCGGCGCGGGGAGACGGCGCTGCACGACGCCGTGCGGGGCGGCCAcgaggccgcggcgcgcgcgCTGGCCGCCGCGGACCCGGGGCTTGTCGAGCTGTGCGGCGGCGCTGGGGAGTCGCCGTTttacatggcggcggcggccggatcCCTGGGGATGGTGCGCCTGCTCTTAAAGACATACAGGGAcgcggacgaggaggaggaggtggccggACTAGGTTCGAGCATGGGTCCCGGCGGCCGCACCGTGATGCACGCCGCTGTGCTCACGAGCAATG AAATGATACGGGAATTGCTGCAGTGGAATCCAACTCTTGTGaaagaagttgatgactcaggCAGTACTCCTTTTCACTACATTGCATCTGTTGGAAATATTTCCGCAATGAAGCTCCTATTGCGCCGTGACAGTTCTGTAGCCTATAGCTCAGATTCAAATGGTTTATTTCCTGTACATATTGCTGCTAAAATGGGATATGGACAATTCATCTACGAGCTCTGTAGATTCTGCCCAGATTGTGACGAATTGCTTGACAATAGAGGAAGAAATTTCCTACATATTGCTATTGAGCATAAGAAATGGAAAGTTGTTTGGTGTTTCTCTGGTACTGAAGATCTTGGAAGGATGGCGAATGTCATGGATTCAGAAGGCAACACACCTCTGCATCTTGCAGTCAAGAATGCAGACCAGATGATAGTGAGCCTTCTTATGGCGACAAAAGGTGTACTGCCAAATATAGTGAACAACCAGGGCCTCACTGCCTTAGATCTTGCTGTACTGGCAACTGACAAAGGCATAAGTTATACACTG GTCATCATACTTCGCTGTTTGGCATGGACTGGAGCTGTCCTTAGTCCTCGTCGCCTCGATCATTTCatagatgaatttggcattggcAAAACTTCTGGAAACGAGCTCAAGAAATTCACCAACATTGCACAGAACTTAATTGTTGGTTCCGTCCTTGTCTCAACGGTCACGTTTGCAGCAGTTTTCACTCTGCCTGGTGGCTACATATCGGATGGGCATCCACATGCCGGTGCACCAATTCTGTCGCACAGGTATACCTTCAAGGCCTTCGTGATGGCAAACACACTCGCATTTGTCGGCTCCACCTTGTCCACCATCTGGCTCACCTATGCGGGGTCAGAACACGTGCATCCACTGCTTCGAGCAATCTACATGTTTCTCTCTGTAATTTCGATGGAGCAGGCAACGAGAAGTATGGTAATAGGATTTGCATTGGGCGCATATGTCGTCTTGAGCCCTGTCAGCGAGCGGATTGCCATTGTGGTCTGCATGTCTACCTTCATGACGCTCTTGCTTCGCAACCCTTCTAGCTGGCAGCTGTGGTTCCTGTTCATGCCGATTAAGAGGCGATTGGGATGGAAAGGAGCTTTTAAGACCCACTTGCCTCTGGAAACAAGGAGCCGTCTTACAATTGGTGTTGGCTCCAATTTTGCTTGTCAATTCCTTCGGAGGATGCTTGGTATGTTATTTACGTACAGCTTTATCTTTCTGTTAGCATTGCTATGA
- the LOC8080147 gene encoding uncharacterized protein LOC8080147 yields the protein MATDVLRAHNILMPAPPPQRIRAAAAAHRRPAAGSDNHHHPGATRRRSQPVGTSSPAAGRRHRGRKMRSAVEVYAGPGFSTSPDPSSLPLPQFPTTRKAVAAAAVDAAAAATRDLRLILRLE from the coding sequence ATGGCCACCGATGTGTTGCGCGCGCACAACATCCTGATGCCGGCGCCACCGCCGCAGAGGatccgggcggcggcggcggcgcaccgGAGGCCTGCTGCGGGTAGCGACAATCACCACCACCCCGGCGCCACCAGGAGGAGGTCGCAGCCGGTCGGGACGTCGTCTCCCGCGGCCGGCCGGAGACACCGCGGCAGGAAGATGAGGTCTGCGGTGGAAGTGTACGCCGGGCCAGGGTTCTCGACGTCCCCCGACCCGAGCTCGCTGCCGCTACCGCAGTTCCCCACCACCAGGAAGGCtgtggccgccgccgcggtcgacgccgccgccgccgcgacgcgCGACCTCAGGCTTATCCTGCGGCTGGAGTAG
- the LOC8080145 gene encoding GDSL esterase/lipase At4g10955, with protein MDSYVFTDSGPKHMMVKTGSGSSPAATMININWDSHEHRRCIAACVVNGTYAMESDEYMNRTHTGEALAPAWWESFNFRRLKTLRYECECLLCETKTRLLSSSSGAHRPCSIYGAILEHVPAAGAGSLRHPSSAPRYIVAFRGTILRRHQQQHHEQQQQHQHTVFCDMHLNLRILVNKQHGCGRFRDARKEVGRLLDSVADGSHVAPAAVWLVGHSLGASVALNVGRDMATKGCYLPTFLFNPPQVSLAPSMLPQALRRVAKRVVYPTSYAVKAALGSTVLKRQERDMEALFQTLAPWVPELYVHERDIVCQGFIDYFERRQKMLDRLRPVAEVAMKLSLRDMLISTDPAKNGDGQGVRPHLLPSARLWKNSSYHYAHGLEQWWKPDSELRLSSRRYSDRGAEAELLYG; from the exons ATGGACTCATATGTATTTACCGACTCCGGCCCGAAGCATATGATGGTGAAAACTGGGTCAGGTTCTTCTCCGGCGGCGACCATGATAAACATTAACTG GGACAGCCACGAGCACCGCCGCTGCATCGCCGCCTGCGTTGTTAATGGGACTTACGCCATGGAGAGCGACGAGTACATGAACAGGACGCACACCGGCGAGGCGCTAGCGCCGGCGTGGTGGGAGAGCTTCAACTTCCGCCGGCTTAAAACGCTCAGGTACGAATGCGAGTGCCTGCTCTGCGAGACCAAGACCAGACTGCTGTCCTCCTCCTCCGGAGCCCACCGGCCATGCTCCATCTACGGGGCCATCCTAGAGCACGTGCCCGCGGCCGGCGCCGGCTCGCTCCGCCACCCGTCGTCGGCTCCACGCTACATCGTGGCGTTCCGGGGAACCATTCTACGGCGGCACCAGCAACAACAccacgagcagcagcagcagcatcagcaCACGGTTTTCTGCGACATGCACCTCAACCTCCGGATACTTGTCAACAAGCAGCACGGCTGCGGCCGCTTCCGCGACGCCCGTAAAGAGGTCGGCAGACTCCTGGACTCCGTCGCCGACGGCAGCCATGTCGCCCCGGCCGCCGTCTGGCTCGTGGGCCACTCGCTCGGCGCGTCCGTCGCGCTGAACGTGGGGCGCGACATGGCCACCAAGGGGTGCTACCTGCCGACGTTCCTCTTCAACCCGCCGCAGGTGTCGCTGGCGCCCAGCATGCTGCCGCAGGCCCTGAGGAGGGTCGCCAAGAGGGTGGTGTACCCGACGAGCTACGCCGTGAAGGCGGCGCTGGGGTCGACGGTCCTGAAGCGCCAGGAGAGGGACATGGAGGCGCTGTTCCAGACGCTGGCGCCCTGGGTGCCGGAGCTGTACGTCCACGAGAGGGACATCGTCTGCCAGGGCTTCATCGACTACTTCGAGCGGCGGCAGAAGATGCTGGACCGGCTCCGGCCAGTCGCCGAGGTAGCCATGAAGCTCTCTCTCCGTGACATGCTCATATCCACCGACCCCGCCAAGAACGGCGATGGCCAGGGAGTGCGCCCACACCTCCTGCCCTCGGCGAGGCTATGGAAGAATTCGAGCTACCACTACGCGCACGGACTTGAGCAGTGGTGGAAGCCCGACAGCGAGCTGAGGTTGAGCTCCAGGCGATACAGCGATCGTGGAGCTGAGGCAGAGCTTCTCTATGGTTAA
- the LOC8084060 gene encoding protein ACCELERATED CELL DEATH 6 isoform X1 → MASPEAAETSPPSTPTTSASPCPTPRPLATAPPTMGATLLRAARSGDERRLVKALLADPAAPDLETAATAGGNTLLHVAAVGGHADLASLLLRRAPRLLAARNAALDTPLHLAARAGAHKVVALLVASSSSSSPACSLRGLTRATNRRGETALHDAVRGGHEAAARALAAADPGLVELCGGAGESPFYMAAAAGSLGMVRLLLKTYRDADEEEEVAGLGSSMGPGGRTVMHAAVLTSNEMIRELLQWNPTLVKEVDDSGSTPFHYIASVGNISAMKLLLRRDSSVAYSSDSNGLFPVHIAAKMGYGQFIYELCRFCPDCDELLDNRGRNFLHIAIEHKKWKVVWCFSGTEDLGRMANVMDSEGNTPLHLAVKNADQMIVSLLMATKGVLPNIVNNQGLTALDLAVLATDKGISYTLNPQVIILRCLAWTGAVLSPRRLDHFIDEFGIGKTSGNELKKFTNIAQNLIVGSVLVSTVTFAAVFTLPGGYISDGHPHAGAPILSHRYTFKAFVMANTLAFVGSTLSTIWLTYAGSEHVHPLLRAIYMFLSVISMEQATRSMVIGFALGAYVVLSPVSERIAIVVCMSTFMTLLLRNPSSWQLWFLFMPIKRRLGWKGAFKTHLPLETRSRLTIGVGSNFACQFLRRMLGMLFTYSFIFLLALL, encoded by the exons ATGGCCTCGCCGGAGGCGGCGGAGACATCACCGCCGTCCACCCCCACCACCAGCGCGTCCCCCTGCCCGACCCCGCGCCCGCTGGCTACCGCACCGCCGACCATGGGCGCCACGCTTCTCCGCGCGGCGCGCagcggcgacgagcggcggctCGTGAAGGCGCTCCTGGCGGACCCGGCGGCCCCAGACCTCGAGACCGCCGCCACAGCCGGAGGGAACACGCTcctccacgtggcggccgtgggCGGGCACGCGGACCTCGCgtcgctcctcctccgccgcgccCCGCGCCTCCTCGCGGCGCGCAACGCCGCGCTCGACACCCCGCTCCACCTCGCCGCACGCGCGGGGGCGCACAAGGTCGTCGCGCTCCTCGTcgcctcctcgtcctcgtcctccccCGCGTGCTCCCTGCGCGGCCTCACCCGGGCCACGAACCGGCGCGGGGAGACGGCGCTGCACGACGCCGTGCGGGGCGGCCAcgaggccgcggcgcgcgcgCTGGCCGCCGCGGACCCGGGGCTTGTCGAGCTGTGCGGCGGCGCTGGGGAGTCGCCGTTttacatggcggcggcggccggatcCCTGGGGATGGTGCGCCTGCTCTTAAAGACATACAGGGAcgcggacgaggaggaggaggtggccggACTAGGTTCGAGCATGGGTCCCGGCGGCCGCACCGTGATGCACGCCGCTGTGCTCACGAGCAATG AAATGATACGGGAATTGCTGCAGTGGAATCCAACTCTTGTGaaagaagttgatgactcaggCAGTACTCCTTTTCACTACATTGCATCTGTTGGAAATATTTCCGCAATGAAGCTCCTATTGCGCCGTGACAGTTCTGTAGCCTATAGCTCAGATTCAAATGGTTTATTTCCTGTACATATTGCTGCTAAAATGGGATATGGACAATTCATCTACGAGCTCTGTAGATTCTGCCCAGATTGTGACGAATTGCTTGACAATAGAGGAAGAAATTTCCTACATATTGCTATTGAGCATAAGAAATGGAAAGTTGTTTGGTGTTTCTCTGGTACTGAAGATCTTGGAAGGATGGCGAATGTCATGGATTCAGAAGGCAACACACCTCTGCATCTTGCAGTCAAGAATGCAGACCAGATGATAGTGAGCCTTCTTATGGCGACAAAAGGTGTACTGCCAAATATAGTGAACAACCAGGGCCTCACTGCCTTAGATCTTGCTGTACTGGCAACTGACAAAGGCATAAGTTATACACTG AATCCTCAGGTCATCATACTTCGCTGTTTGGCATGGACTGGAGCTGTCCTTAGTCCTCGTCGCCTCGATCATTTCatagatgaatttggcattggcAAAACTTCTGGAAACGAGCTCAAGAAATTCACCAACATTGCACAGAACTTAATTGTTGGTTCCGTCCTTGTCTCAACGGTCACGTTTGCAGCAGTTTTCACTCTGCCTGGTGGCTACATATCGGATGGGCATCCACATGCCGGTGCACCAATTCTGTCGCACAGGTATACCTTCAAGGCCTTCGTGATGGCAAACACACTCGCATTTGTCGGCTCCACCTTGTCCACCATCTGGCTCACCTATGCGGGGTCAGAACACGTGCATCCACTGCTTCGAGCAATCTACATGTTTCTCTCTGTAATTTCGATGGAGCAGGCAACGAGAAGTATGGTAATAGGATTTGCATTGGGCGCATATGTCGTCTTGAGCCCTGTCAGCGAGCGGATTGCCATTGTGGTCTGCATGTCTACCTTCATGACGCTCTTGCTTCGCAACCCTTCTAGCTGGCAGCTGTGGTTCCTGTTCATGCCGATTAAGAGGCGATTGGGATGGAAAGGAGCTTTTAAGACCCACTTGCCTCTGGAAACAAGGAGCCGTCTTACAATTGGTGTTGGCTCCAATTTTGCTTGTCAATTCCTTCGGAGGATGCTTGGTATGTTATTTACGTACAGCTTTATCTTTCTGTTAGCATTGCTATGA
- the LOC8084063 gene encoding putative syntaxin-131, with protein sequence MGNRNPKDNSDYGLKDFFEQVKEIETLLDKMSNIVHKLQEANEESKSVTKASAMKAIKGRMEKDIDEVGKIARNVKVKLEQMDRNNLENRKKPGCGKGTSVDRSRMSMTIALKKKLKERMNDFQNLRQTIQEEYREVVERRIFTVTGTKPSEEVIDRFIETGSSEQIFERAIQGTGRGQILAAVEEIQERHDAVMEIEKRLLELQQIFADMAALVDAQGEVLDNIENQVQNAVNHVVTGTEALREAKNYQKKSRKCMMIAIIILLVIAIIVVLSILKPWAKSK encoded by the exons ATGGGGAATCGAAATCCCAAGGACAACTCTGATTATGGTCTCAAAGACTTCTTTGAACAG gTTAAAGAGATTGAGACCCTGTTGGATAAGATGTCCAACATAGTCCACAAGCTTCAG GAAGCTAATGAGGAATCGAAGTCAGTCACTAAGGCTTCTGCAATGAAAG CGATAAAAGGGCGCATGGAGAAAGACATTGATGAAGTAGGGAAGATCGCACGCAACGTAAAAGTGAAGTTGGAACAAATGGACAGAAAT AATCTTGAGAACAGAAAGAAGCCAGGGTGTGGGAAGGGCACGAGCGTAGACCGATCAAGGATGTCGATGACCAT TGCATTGAAGAAGAAGCTCAAAGAAAGAATGAACGATTTCCAG aATCTAAGacaaactatacaagaagagtaCCGAGAAGTCGTAGAGAGGAGGATCTTCACAG TGACGGGAACAAAACCTTCTGAGGAG GTGATTGACCGTTTCATTGAGACCGGAAGCAGCGAGCAGATCTTCGAGAGAGCAATCCAAGGGACAGGTAGAGGACAG ATTCTTGCCGCGGTTGAAGAAATTCAGGAACGGCATGATGCAGTCATGGAGATAGAAAAAAGGCTTCTTGAACTACAGCAG ATTTTTGCAGACATGGCAGCACTCGTTGATGCACAAGGAGAGGTTCTAGACAACATAGAGAATCAG GTTCAAAATGCTGTAAACCATGTGGTAACTGGTACTGAAGCGCTACGCGAAGCAAAGAACTATCAGAAGAAGTCGAGAAAGTGCATGATGATTGCAATTATCATTCTGCTTGTAATTGCCATCATAGTTGTGCTTTCGATTCTAAAGCCATGGGCTAAGTCTAAGTAA